Sequence from the Natronomonas marina genome:
GGACCCGGATGCGACCACTGACACATAACCGGCCGAAGACGATGCTTCCCGCCGCGGACCGCCCGATTCTGGAGCACGTCCTGAACGTACTCGTCGAGTGTGGACTCGAACGCATCTGTCTGGTCGTCGGCTACGAGCGCGACCGGGTGCAGGACCACTTCGGGCACGCCCACCGGGACGTCCCGCTCACGTACGTCCACCAGCGCAAACAGCTCGGCAGCGGCCACGCGCTCCAGCAGGCCGCCGGGGAGGTCGAGGGGCCGACGCTCGTGCTCAACGGCGACCGCGTCATCGACGAGCGCATCGTCTCGGACGTCCTCGGCGGATTCGAGGGCGAACCGACCGTCAGCGTGCTCGAGCACCCGACGCCCTCGGGGTACGGCGCGGTCCGCGTCGAGAACGGCCGCCTGACCGAACTCGTCGAGCGGCCCGACAGCGACGACTACCGGCTCATCAACGCCGGCGTCTACGCCTTCGACGAGCGGGTCTTCGACGCCATCGACCGGACGGCCCGCCGGGACGGAGAGCTCCAGTTGCCCGACGTCATCGGGACGCTGATGGGCGACGGCGACGTCCGCGCCGTCCGGACGGACGGCCTGTGGGCCGACGCCACCTACCCGTGGGACCTGCTGTACCTGAACCGGGAACTGCTCTCGCGGGGGCGCATCGAGCGGCCGCTCCGGAACGGGTCGGTCTGGGTCGCCGACAGCGCCCGCGTCCACGAGGCCGCCACGCTCCAGCCGCCGGTCGCGGTCGGTCCCGACGCCGAGATCGCCGCCGGCGCGGTCATCGGTCCCGACGTCACCGTCGGCCGGAACGGGACCGTGGGCGCCAACGCCACGCTCCGGAACGTCGTTCTGGACACGGACTGTCGGGTCGGCGACGGCGCGACGCTCGTCGACTGCGTCGCCGGCCAGGACGTCACCGTCGGCGCCGGGTCGGTCGTCTCCGGCGGTCCCGGCGACGTCCGCGTCGGGTCCCGTGTCTTCGAGGACCAGGCGCTCGGAGCCGTCCTGGCCGACCGCGCGACCGTCGGCGGCGGCGTCACGTTCGCGCCCGGGACGCTCGTCGGCGCTGGCACCGACGTCGACGACGGCGTCCACCTCTCCGGCACCGTCCCCAACGACGCGGAGGTGGTCCGCTGATGTGTGGCATCATCGGCTGTGTCGGATGCGGCGACGGGACGCTGTCGACGCTGTTGCACGGCCTCTCGAAACTGGAGTACCGGGGCTACGACTCGGCCGGCGTCGCCCTGGTCGGCGACGGCAGCCTGCGCGTCGCAAAGAAGGCCGGGAAACTGGACGCCCTCGAGGCGGCCGTCGAGGAGCGGGCGGACCTGGCGGGGACGGTCGGCATCGGCCACACCCGCTGGAGCACGCACGGCCCGCCGACCGACGACAACGCCCACCCCCACCAGGACTGCACGAAGCGGGTGGCGGTCGTCCATAACGGCATCATCGAGAACTACCAGTCGCTGCGGGACGAACTGGCCGAGTCGGGCCACGAGTTCGACAGCGACACCGACACCGAGGTCGTGCCCCACCTCGTCGAGGCGAGTCTGGAGGCCGGCCGCGACCCCGAGGCCGCCTTCCGGGACGCCGTCGCGCGGCTGGAGGGCAGTTTCGCGCTGGCCTGCGTCGTCGAGGGCACCGAGGCCGTCTTCGTCGCGCGCAACGACTCGCCGCTCGTCTTGGGCATCGGCGACGACGCGACCTACCTCGCCAGCGACGTGCCCGCATTCCGAGAGTTCACCGACCGGGTCGTCTACCTCGAGGACGGCGAGTTCGCCCGACTGACCGCCGACGGCTGGTCGGTCTCCGACGTCGACGGCACCCTCCGGGAGAAGACCGTCGACACCGTCGACTGGGACCCCGAGGACACCGGCAAGAGCGGCTACGATCACTTCATGCTCAAGGAGATCCACGAACAGCCGCGCGCGCTCCGGCAGTGTCTCCAGGGTCGCGTCGACGAACTCGGCGGCAGCGTCACGCTGGAGGAACTCGACGACCTCGACCTCGAGCGGGCCCACCTGGTCGCGGCGGGCACCAGCTACCACGCCGCCGTCTACGGCGCCCAACTGCTCCGCGACGACGGCGTGCCCGCCCAGGCGTTCCTCTCCCACGAGTACGCCACCTCGCCGCCGCCGACGGAGGACGCGACGGTCATCGGCGTCTCCCAGAGCGGCGAGACCGCAGACACGCTGGCGGCAACCCGGGAAGCCCAGCGCCGCGGCGCCGAGACGCTCGCCGTGACGAACACCGTCGGCTCGACGATGGCCCGCGAGTGCGACCACGTCTGCTACATCCGGTCCGGTCCCGAAATCGGCGTCGCCGCGACCAAGACCTTCGCCGGCCAGCAGACCGCGCTGAACCTGCTGACCCAGCACCTCTCGCCCGGTCCCGTCGACCGCGACCTCATCGCGGCGCTGCGGGACCTCCCGAGCGACGTCCAGGCGATTCTCGACGAGACCGACGCCGAGGCCGTCGGCGAGACCTACCTCGACAGCGACGCCTACTTCTTCATCGGCCGGGCGCTGAACTACCCCGTCGCCATGGAGGGCGCGCTGAAGATGAAGGAGATCACCTACAAGCACGCCGAGGGCTTCGCGGCCGGCGAACTCAAGCACGGGACGCTCGCCCTGGTGACGCCCGACACGCCGGTCATCGCGAACGTCATCGGCGACGGCGAACTCGCCCGCAAGACCGTCGGCAACGTGAAAGAGGTCGAGGCCCGCGACGCGCCCGTCGTCGCCGTGACCGACGGCCAGTCCGACGTCGAGCGGTACGCGAACCACGTCCTGGAGGTGCCCGAGACCCACCCGAGGGCCGCGGCCATCCTGGCGAACATCCAGCTCCAGCTGGTCGCCTACCACACCGCGGCGAAACTGGGCCGCTCCATCGACAAGCCGCGCAACCTCGCAAAGAGCGTCACCGTCGAGTAGTCAGCGGCGGTCGGGCGGCTCCGGCGGCTCGAAAACGGCCCGCAGCGCGGCCCCGACGCGCGTCTCCCCGAGTTCCTCCGCCGAGCGCCGCTCCCGCGAGACCAGCAGACCGACGCCGAGCGCGAGGAGCCAGCCGCCGAGGGTCCCGTTTCCCCCGAGGGCGACGGTCGAGACGACGCCGACGAGTGCGAGCGCGGCCAGCACCACCCCGGAGGCCCGCAGCGGTTCGGCTGCGAAGCGTGCCGACAGCCACGCGGCGGCGTCGGTCAAACCGACCGCCTCGGCCGCCCGGGTCCCCCGCTCCAGCGCCCGGAGGAGCGGCCCGACGGTGTAGGTCTCCCGGAGGTCGACGACCACTACCCCGGGGTCCGGCTCGGCCAGCAGCCAGCCGACGATTCGGGAGCCGTCGGCCCACCTCGAGAGCGTGGTCTCGACGTGTCGCGCGGCACTGACGAGGGCCGAGTCATCGAGCGCGGTCGTGAGCCGGTCCGCGAGTCCGTCGCTCATTCGCGGTCGACGACCGCCCCCTCGAACTCGTAGTCGTCCGTCCCGACGCCGAGTTCCCGCCCGAGACGCACCGGCCGGCCGCCGTAGTGGGGCGTACCGTCGACCGTCCGCGTCCGGAGGTCGAGCGTGACCCGGAGGTCGGTGTGGCTGTCGTTGCGCGCCGTCGCCTCGACGTCGGTGACGGTGGCGACGGCGGTGGAGCCGACGGTCACCTCGTCGCCGGCCGCGACGGCGTCGGCGACCGGCCGGCGGACCGTCGTTGCGACGGTGACCGGCGTCGTCGTCGGCGAGAACGTCCGGTCGACGTCCCGCTCGACGAGGCGCGTGGTCGCCCTCGCGGTGTCGTCGGCGACGACGACCCGGTCGCCGAGACGAACCGGTTCGTCCTCGTACCTGAACTCGTCGTCGGTCCTGCTGCCCTCCAGAGCGACCCGCAGGTAGACGCGGGGACCGGCGGTCCGGTAGACGTCGGTGACGGTCGCGGTCGCGTCCCGGCCGGTGCCAGCCAGGGTTCCCGATTCGAGTCCGACCTCGCCGGCCTCCAGCGCGGTCGCGGAGGCGTTCTCCGAGACGAGCGTTACGTGCATCGTCTCGCCCGAGGCGTCGTCGCCACCGCCGAAGACCAGCGCCGCGCCGGCGACGACGACCGCGAGCGCGAAGACGACCACCAGGGCGTCGACGACGTTGACCGCGCCGAACAGCCGCCCCTCCTCGTCGAGGAGTTCCATTCGGGCGGAACTCCGGGGGGAGTCACTAACCAGTTTCGCTCGTCACCCGAGAGCGACGCCCCCGACGACCGCCAGCCCGCCGAGAACGACACAGACCGCCCAGAAGGGCACCCGCTCGACGAACCGCACCAGGGCGTCGATGGTG
This genomic interval carries:
- a CDS encoding sugar phosphate nucleotidyltransferase — encoded protein: MDVTTGVVLAAGEGTRMRPLTHNRPKTMLPAADRPILEHVLNVLVECGLERICLVVGYERDRVQDHFGHAHRDVPLTYVHQRKQLGSGHALQQAAGEVEGPTLVLNGDRVIDERIVSDVLGGFEGEPTVSVLEHPTPSGYGAVRVENGRLTELVERPDSDDYRLINAGVYAFDERVFDAIDRTARRDGELQLPDVIGTLMGDGDVRAVRTDGLWADATYPWDLLYLNRELLSRGRIERPLRNGSVWVADSARVHEAATLQPPVAVGPDAEIAAGAVIGPDVTVGRNGTVGANATLRNVVLDTDCRVGDGATLVDCVAGQDVTVGAGSVVSGGPGDVRVGSRVFEDQALGAVLADRATVGGGVTFAPGTLVGAGTDVDDGVHLSGTVPNDAEVVR
- the glmS gene encoding glutamine--fructose-6-phosphate transaminase (isomerizing), with protein sequence MCGIIGCVGCGDGTLSTLLHGLSKLEYRGYDSAGVALVGDGSLRVAKKAGKLDALEAAVEERADLAGTVGIGHTRWSTHGPPTDDNAHPHQDCTKRVAVVHNGIIENYQSLRDELAESGHEFDSDTDTEVVPHLVEASLEAGRDPEAAFRDAVARLEGSFALACVVEGTEAVFVARNDSPLVLGIGDDATYLASDVPAFREFTDRVVYLEDGEFARLTADGWSVSDVDGTLREKTVDTVDWDPEDTGKSGYDHFMLKEIHEQPRALRQCLQGRVDELGGSVTLEELDDLDLERAHLVAAGTSYHAAVYGAQLLRDDGVPAQAFLSHEYATSPPPTEDATVIGVSQSGETADTLAATREAQRRGAETLAVTNTVGSTMARECDHVCYIRSGPEIGVAATKTFAGQQTALNLLTQHLSPGPVDRDLIAALRDLPSDVQAILDETDAEAVGETYLDSDAYFFIGRALNYPVAMEGALKMKEITYKHAEGFAAGELKHGTLALVTPDTPVIANVIGDGELARKTVGNVKEVEARDAPVVAVTDGQSDVERYANHVLEVPETHPRAAAILANIQLQLVAYHTAAKLGRSIDKPRNLAKSVTVE
- a CDS encoding DUF4330 family protein, giving the protein MELLDEEGRLFGAVNVVDALVVVFALAVVVAGAALVFGGGDDASGETMHVTLVSENASATALEAGEVGLESGTLAGTGRDATATVTDVYRTAGPRVYLRVALEGSRTDDEFRYEDEPVRLGDRVVVADDTARATTRLVERDVDRTFSPTTTPVTVATTVRRPVADAVAAGDEVTVGSTAVATVTDVEATARNDSHTDLRVTLDLRTRTVDGTPHYGGRPVRLGRELGVGTDDYEFEGAVVDRE